The Brassica napus cultivar Da-Ae chromosome C7, Da-Ae, whole genome shotgun sequence genomic interval AGTTCGTCCTCTCTATCCACATTGGGAAGACAGTTTTCTCATGCTCCTTGGTTGATCTGGGATCCAGCGTAAACCTCATGCCCTACTCTGTAGCACGACGTCTGGGATACATGCATTTCAAACCAACTAAGATGTCCTTGGTGTTCGCGGATAGATCAGTTAAGTCCCCGGTTGGTATTATAGAGGATTTCCAAGTAAAAGTCGGGAACACCTCTGTTCCAGCAGACTTCGTAGTTCTAGAGCTGGAAGAGGAATCCAACGATCCTCTCATCTTAGGAAGACCGTTCCTATGTACTATTGGAGCCATCATTGATGTGCGGCAAGGGAAGATTGATCTCAATCTGGGGGACATAGTCATGCAGTTCGAGATGGATGAGCTGCTGAAGAAGCCGATGCTGGATGGACAAACCTTCGCGGTGGATGAAGGGATTGATCCGCTGCAACCTCGCGACGGGATGATCGAGGAGATTCTTACAGAAGATCCACTTGAGCTTGCACTAGTAAGAGCTGAGGCCGAGCAGAGTGTCGAGAACATTGACGTAGACGAGTATGCTAAGATGCTTAACTCCGCAAGGAGTATGGGAAGAATGGTGGCgagtctaagtctgggggaagaaAGCAACAAGGACGAGAACCCTCCAACTGGAGCGACCCCTTTACTGAACTCGGCTGTTCCGCCGAACCTACCTGATGATCCCTGGAGCGAGTTGAAGGTCCCAAGGTTGAGCTAAAACCCCTTCCCAAGGGGCTCAGGTATGCTTTCTTAG includes:
- the LOC106378841 gene encoding uncharacterized protein LOC106378841; translation: MDAIQMMPSMRNFMKGLISGKISEESEFMTVSKECSAVLQNKQIKKRGDPGKFVLSIHIGKTVFSCSLVDLGSSVNLMPYSVARRLGYMHFKPTKMSLVFADRSVKSPVGIIEDFQVKVGNTSVPADFVVLELEEESNDPLILGRPFLCTIGAIIDVRQGKIDLNLGDIVMQFEMDELLKKPMLDGQTFAVDEGIDPLQPRDGMIEEILTEDPLELALVRAEAEQSVENIDVDEYAKMLNSARSMGRMVASLSLGEESNKDENPPTGATPLLNSAVPPNLPDDPWSELKVPRLS